From the genome of Triticum aestivum cultivar Chinese Spring chromosome 3B, IWGSC CS RefSeq v2.1, whole genome shotgun sequence, one region includes:
- the LOC123065080 gene encoding probable carboxylesterase 15 has product MSGEDTAAPQVMEDLPSVLKLLSDGSVVRGDEAVLWPKDPLPDVPGVQWKDAMYHAPRGLSVRVYRPSPSVTTAGGPKLPVLVYFHGGGYCIGSFAQPHFHTYCLRAAAELPAVVLSVQYRLAPEHRHPAAIEDGAAFLSWLCGQAELGVGADPWLAETADFGRTFISGASAGTNLAHHVTVQVASAQQDVHPVHIAGYVLISAFFGGAKRTATEADPPADVSLTVEGSDMFWRMSLPVGTNRDHPVANPFGPESPSLASVVAPESDVLRDRVMGYAARLREMGKAVEVAEFAGEQHGFSVLRPFGEAANELMRVLKRFVYTDTTRNSTSH; this is encoded by the coding sequence ATGTCCGGCGAAGACACCGCAGCACCGCAGGTCATGGAGGACCTGCCGAGCGTCCTCAAGCTCCTCAGCGACGGCTCAGTCGTCCGCGGCGACGAAGCCGTGCTCTGGCCAAAGGACCCGTTGCCGGACGTCCCCGGCGTGCAGTGGAAGGACGCCATGTACCACGCGCCGCGCGGCCTTAGCGTCCGCGTGTACAGGCCGTCGCCATCGGTGACGACGGCCGGTGGCCCCAAGCTCCCGGTGCTGGTGTACTTCCACGGCGGTGGCTACTGCATCGGCTCCTTCGCGCAGCCACACTTCCACACCTActgcctccgcgccgccgccgagctcccgGCGGTCGTGCTGTCCGTCCAGTACCGCCTCGCCCCCGAGCACCGCCACCCCGCGGCCATCGAGGACGGCGCGGCTTTCCTCTCCTGGCTGTGCGGCCAGGCCGAGCTCGGAGTTGGCGCTGACCCGTGGCTCGCTGAAACGGCCGATTTTGGCCGGACGTTCATCTCCGGCGCATCGGCGGGCACCAACCTGGCCCACCACGTCACGGTCCAGGTCGCCTCGGCGCAGCAAGACGTCCACCCGGTGCATATCGCCGGGTACGTCCTCATCTCTGCGTTCTTCGGTGGTGCCAAGCGGACGGCGACGGAGGCTGACCCCCCGGCGGACGTGTCCCTGACGGTCGAGGGATCCGACATGTTTTGGCGCATGTCGCTTCCGGTGGGGACGAACAGGGACCACCCGGTGGCCAACCCGTTCGGCCCGGAGAGCCCCAGCCTTGCGTCCGTGGTGGCGCCGGAGAGCGACGTGCTCCGCGACCGCGTGATGGGGTACGCCGCGAGACTGAGGGAGATGGGGAAGGCCGTGGAGGTGGCCGAATTCGCCGGAGAACAGCACGGGTTCTCTGTCCTCCGGCCGTTCGGCGAGGCAGCCAACGAGCTGATGCGTGTCCTCAAGCGGTTCGTGTACACAGATACCACACGTAATAGTACGTCCCACTGA
- the LOC123065079 gene encoding uncharacterized protein isoform X1 has translation MEDFLFSGEAPPAASSNSTPTMELSMKLMIDTKSQKVCFAEAGSDVVEFLTGLLSLPLGTALDLLTKERLVGSISNVLNSVEKLDANYKSKMRCLSPAVNPAALPLLQQLLDTQLSNGDTYTCGACGYLSAIDDRVCPRCKCYMRRAMTVAAGKNGTTPVPVGMYTVGDDLSVTSASFFATISLLGIKDLSALQEKTVKIGKEEALEIFAASLKSKTVLSDVFLPKKNARLKREHPEGVIHI, from the exons ATGGAAGACTTCCTCTTCAGCGGGGAGGCGCCGCCGGCTGCTAGCTCG AATAGCACGCCTACTATGGAGTTATCGATGAAGCTCATGATCGACACCAAGTCTCAGAAGGTGTGCTTTGCCGAGGCCGGAAGCGACGTCGTGGAGTTCCTCACCGGCCTCCTGTCCCTGCCGCTGGGCACCGCCCTCGACCTACTGACCAAGGAGCGCTTGGTCGGCAGCATCAGCAACGTGCTCAACAGCGTGGAGAAGCTAGATGCGAACTACAAGAGCAAGATGCGGTGCCTTAGCCCGGCCGTCAACCCCGCCGCGCTCCCCCTCCTACAGCAGCTGTTGGACACACAACTCAGCAACGGTGACACCTACACATGTGGAGCCTGTGGATATCTATCGGCGATAGATGACAGAGTCTGCCCTAGATGCAAATGTTATATGCGCAGGGCTATGACGGTCGCCGCCGGAAAAAACGGGACCACGCCGGTACCTGTGGGCATGTACACTGTCGGGGATGACCTGTCCGTGACTTCGGCCTCTTTTTTCGCGACGATCTCGCTGTTGGGCATCAAGGATCTCAGCGCCTTGCAGGAAAAGACAGTGAAGATCGGCAAGGAAGAG GCACTAGAGATATTTGCTGCTTCCCTCAAGTCCAAGACCGTCCTGTCGGATGTCTTTCTACCGAAGAAGAATGCTCGCCTCAAGAGAGAACATCCCGAGGGAGTCATTCACATATGA
- the LOC123065079 gene encoding uncharacterized protein isoform X2 produces the protein MELSMKLMIDTKSQKVCFAEAGSDVVEFLTGLLSLPLGTALDLLTKERLVGSISNVLNSVEKLDANYKSKMRCLSPAVNPAALPLLQQLLDTQLSNGDTYTCGACGYLSAIDDRVCPRCKCYMRRAMTVAAGKNGTTPVPVGMYTVGDDLSVTSASFFATISLLGIKDLSALQEKTVKIGKEEALEIFAASLKSKTVLSDVFLPKKNARLKREHPEGVIHI, from the exons ATGGAGTTATCGATGAAGCTCATGATCGACACCAAGTCTCAGAAGGTGTGCTTTGCCGAGGCCGGAAGCGACGTCGTGGAGTTCCTCACCGGCCTCCTGTCCCTGCCGCTGGGCACCGCCCTCGACCTACTGACCAAGGAGCGCTTGGTCGGCAGCATCAGCAACGTGCTCAACAGCGTGGAGAAGCTAGATGCGAACTACAAGAGCAAGATGCGGTGCCTTAGCCCGGCCGTCAACCCCGCCGCGCTCCCCCTCCTACAGCAGCTGTTGGACACACAACTCAGCAACGGTGACACCTACACATGTGGAGCCTGTGGATATCTATCGGCGATAGATGACAGAGTCTGCCCTAGATGCAAATGTTATATGCGCAGGGCTATGACGGTCGCCGCCGGAAAAAACGGGACCACGCCGGTACCTGTGGGCATGTACACTGTCGGGGATGACCTGTCCGTGACTTCGGCCTCTTTTTTCGCGACGATCTCGCTGTTGGGCATCAAGGATCTCAGCGCCTTGCAGGAAAAGACAGTGAAGATCGGCAAGGAAGAG GCACTAGAGATATTTGCTGCTTCCCTCAAGTCCAAGACCGTCCTGTCGGATGTCTTTCTACCGAAGAAGAATGCTCGCCTCAAGAGAGAACATCCCGAGGGAGTCATTCACATATGA